One Proteinivorax tanatarense DNA segment encodes these proteins:
- the ggt gene encoding gamma-glutamyltransferase: MYNNDPMHYPYASRRNATFAKKGMVATSQPLAAQAGLEIMKKGGNAIDAAIATAACLTVVEPTSNGIGGDAFAIVWVKDKIYGLNSSGQAPSSISIDSVKKRGYTEMPKHGFIPVTVPGVPAAWSALSKRFGKLPLEEVLKPAIDYAEHGYPLSPTLSYYWQAAYKAYKKSLVGEQFKFWFETFAPDNKPLQPGDIWKSKNHADTLKSIAKTRGESFYKGELAEQIDSFSKQYDGFIQKSDLEQFTPQWVKPIKTNYRGYDIWEIPPNGQGAIALLALNIASGLNFIEKDCAETYHKQIEALKLAFVDGLKYITDEKKMSVPIEKLLSSDYAKSRRNLIGTEAIQPEAGDPPKGGTVYLATADEEGNMVSFIQSNYMGFGSGLVVPGTGIALQNRGHNFSLNKNHENRLEPGKKTFHTIIPGFVSKDSSPIGPFGVMGGFMQPQGHMQVIMNCIDFGLNPQAALDAPRWQWIKDKTITLEQSVPNHIASQLSAKGHKVQLAHNSGSFGRGQIIWRRPDTKVLIGGTESRTDGAIYGW, translated from the coding sequence ATGTACAACAACGACCCCATGCACTACCCTTACGCTTCTAGGCGCAATGCCACATTTGCAAAAAAAGGTATGGTAGCAACCTCGCAACCACTTGCAGCTCAAGCTGGATTAGAAATCATGAAAAAAGGTGGAAATGCCATTGATGCAGCCATAGCTACAGCTGCTTGCTTAACTGTAGTAGAACCAACCTCAAACGGTATTGGAGGAGATGCTTTTGCCATTGTTTGGGTTAAAGATAAAATTTATGGCCTAAATTCTAGTGGACAGGCTCCCAGTTCAATTTCCATAGACTCAGTAAAAAAGAGAGGATATACAGAAATGCCTAAGCATGGTTTTATCCCAGTAACCGTCCCCGGAGTTCCCGCTGCTTGGTCCGCTCTTTCTAAAAGATTTGGCAAGCTCCCCTTAGAAGAAGTGCTAAAACCAGCCATTGACTATGCTGAGCATGGCTATCCTCTATCCCCCACTCTATCATACTATTGGCAAGCTGCTTACAAAGCATACAAAAAATCTCTTGTTGGAGAACAATTTAAATTTTGGTTTGAAACTTTTGCACCCGACAACAAACCTTTACAACCTGGAGATATATGGAAGTCTAAAAATCATGCTGACACTCTAAAGTCAATTGCTAAAACCAGAGGAGAATCTTTTTATAAGGGAGAGTTAGCTGAGCAAATAGATTCTTTTTCTAAACAATATGACGGTTTTATACAAAAAAGTGATTTAGAGCAGTTTACTCCTCAATGGGTAAAGCCCATAAAAACAAATTATAGGGGATATGATATCTGGGAAATTCCCCCTAATGGTCAAGGAGCTATAGCACTTTTGGCACTGAACATAGCCAGTGGCTTAAATTTCATTGAAAAAGACTGTGCAGAAACATATCATAAACAAATTGAAGCTTTAAAGTTAGCTTTTGTGGATGGTTTAAAATATATCACTGATGAGAAAAAAATGAGTGTCCCTATCGAGAAGTTATTATCTAGTGACTATGCAAAAAGCAGAAGAAACCTAATAGGTACGGAAGCCATACAGCCAGAAGCAGGTGACCCTCCTAAAGGAGGAACTGTTTACTTAGCAACTGCAGATGAAGAAGGAAATATGGTTTCTTTTATCCAAAGCAACTATATGGGATTCGGTTCTGGCCTAGTAGTTCCTGGCACTGGAATCGCCCTACAAAACCGTGGTCATAATTTTTCCTTAAATAAGAATCATGAAAACCGATTAGAACCTGGAAAAAAAACCTTCCATACTATAATTCCTGGGTTTGTCTCAAAAGACAGTAGCCCTATCGGTCCATTTGGGGTAATGGGTGGATTTATGCAACCTCAAGGCCATATGCAAGTCATAATGAATTGTATTGATTTTGGCTTAAACCCTCAAGCTGCTTTAGATGCACCTAGATGGCAATGGATCAAAGACAAAACTATAACCTTAGAACAATCGGTACCTAACCATATAGCTTCCCAGTTATCTGCTAAAGGACACAAAGTACAGTTAGCTCATAACTCTGGAAGTTTTGGCAGAGGACAGATTATCTGGAGACGACCAGATACAAAAGTATTAATTGGAGGCACTGAAAGTCGTACTGATGGCGCTATATATGGATGGTAA
- a CDS encoding MATE family efflux transporter: MKTNTLTMPSDISAKNTSQNIITILMLAWPIMLSQFLQTILGIVDIYFISMLESNELLAAISYGNGVLDVTIAAAQFVVIGSLATISRRVGANDITGAEKMASQGILLAFLTGGVFLSFLYFRGNSFLYLFGARGEILEYGASYLKILAFATPFIFFNLTSRGILQAKGDTFTPMIVFCGMNILNIFFNYIFIFGIGFIPEFGYKGAALGTVAANLIGSCSLVFLLEKKFFHSSLWQAYKKYKIILKDLWTIIRIGSFAMVQGIARPITALLMYSIANNVSLVAITAFGIGGRMIGLVFITIMGLTQAMSVLTGQNLGRGDIDSVEKYGRDGLKFAFVNMLIFFVPFFIFAEQTMSVFTNDPEVIAEGVSYFRIVYPCIFLVIFPAIYGGIFMGSGDTAPPMVASLVANLGFKYPFARYFANHLELGANWVWLGIGLSVLVEMIIIVLWYRKGKWKTKKV, encoded by the coding sequence ATGAAAACCAACACCTTAACTATGCCCAGTGACATTTCCGCTAAAAATACATCCCAAAATATCATAACCATTCTGATGCTAGCTTGGCCAATAATGCTAAGTCAGTTTTTACAGACAATTCTTGGGATTGTTGATATATACTTTATTTCTATGCTTGAAAGTAACGAGTTACTTGCGGCAATAAGCTATGGTAATGGGGTATTAGACGTAACTATAGCAGCAGCTCAGTTTGTTGTCATTGGCAGCTTGGCAACTATTTCAAGAAGAGTAGGGGCAAATGATATTACTGGCGCAGAAAAAATGGCCAGTCAAGGTATATTATTAGCATTTCTAACTGGTGGAGTTTTTCTTAGTTTCTTATATTTCCGTGGAAACTCCTTTCTATACCTTTTTGGAGCTAGAGGAGAGATATTGGAATATGGGGCTAGTTATCTTAAGATTTTGGCCTTTGCCACCCCCTTTATTTTCTTCAACTTAACTTCTCGGGGAATACTCCAGGCTAAAGGAGATACCTTTACTCCGATGATTGTATTCTGTGGAATGAATATACTAAATATTTTTTTCAATTACATCTTTATTTTTGGAATAGGGTTCATTCCGGAGTTTGGATATAAAGGCGCCGCCTTAGGTACTGTAGCTGCAAATTTAATCGGCTCTTGTTCGCTAGTATTTCTGTTAGAGAAGAAATTTTTTCACTCCTCTTTATGGCAGGCTTACAAAAAGTATAAAATTATTTTAAAAGACTTATGGACAATAATTAGAATCGGTTCTTTTGCCATGGTTCAAGGGATAGCCCGCCCAATTACAGCACTGCTAATGTACAGTATCGCAAACAACGTAAGTTTAGTAGCTATAACAGCATTTGGTATTGGTGGAAGAATGATTGGTCTTGTTTTTATAACAATTATGGGACTAACTCAAGCAATGTCAGTACTTACTGGTCAAAACTTAGGCCGCGGCGATATAGATTCTGTAGAAAAATATGGCCGTGATGGTCTAAAGTTTGCTTTTGTCAACATGCTTATATTCTTTGTTCCATTTTTCATTTTTGCAGAACAAACCATGTCAGTTTTTACTAATGACCCTGAGGTTATTGCAGAGGGAGTTAGTTATTTTAGAATAGTATATCCATGTATTTTCCTAGTTATTTTCCCCGCTATATACGGTGGTATTTTTATGGGTTCTGGAGATACTGCACCCCCTATGGTCGCTTCTTTAGTTGCCAATCTAGGCTTTAAATACCCTTTTGCTCGCTATTTTGCAAATCATTTAGAATTAGGTGCCAACTGGGTATGGCTTGGAATCGGCTTATCCGTATTAGTGGAGATGATAATCATTGTTTTATGGTACCGAAAAGGTAAATGGAAAACCAAAAAAGTATAG
- a CDS encoding ferritin-like domain-containing protein, with protein sequence MTEKLVIEQILGEAKGTPVERDVKQNFKGETTEVGIYLAMAAQAQRQGYPEIAEVLKTLAWEEAEHAGSFAQMNGMIKEDIFDNLNEMLEGEVFANQNKRQSSLKARELGLESVADYFNESAKDEARHAKMLEGILKRYK encoded by the coding sequence ATGACTGAAAAATTAGTAATTGAGCAAATTTTAGGAGAAGCAAAGGGAACACCGGTGGAAAGGGATGTAAAGCAAAATTTCAAGGGTGAGACTACAGAAGTTGGTATCTACCTAGCTATGGCAGCTCAAGCTCAACGGCAGGGATATCCAGAGATAGCTGAAGTGTTAAAAACTTTGGCATGGGAAGAAGCTGAACATGCAGGAAGCTTTGCTCAGATGAATGGCATGATTAAAGAAGATATCTTTGACAATTTAAATGAAATGTTAGAAGGAGAAGTCTTCGCAAATCAGAATAAGAGACAATCCTCATTAAAAGCAAGAGAGTTAGGTCTAGAAAGTGTGGCTGATTACTTTAATGAATCTGCAAAAGATGAGGCAAGGCATGCAAAAATGTTAGAAGGTATATTAAAAAGATATAAATAG
- a CDS encoding carbon starvation CstA family protein produces the protein MYTFLGSIALLILGYFVYGAFVEKVFGVKEDNPTPAKQMSDGVDYVEMDWKKIFLIQFLNIAGLGPIFGAVAGALWGPAAFIWIVLGSIFAGAVHDFFSGMLSIRHKGSSASEIIGIYLGDNVKKIMRVFSVVLLVLVGTVFMAGPAGILADLTGIAARTWIMIILGYYFIATILPVDKVIGKVYPLFGAALLIMAGGIAIGLFANGYEIPELVFENLHPEGAPIWPLLFITIACGAISGFHATQSPMMARCVSNEKHGRKVFYGTMIAEGIIALIWAAAAMTFFGGTEGLGLALGEAGGNQAPIVREISTELMGVVGGVLAMLGVVAAPITSGDTAFRSARLTIADAFGYKQGPIAKRLIVALPLFAVGFTLTFIDFDVIWRYFAWSNQTLAMFMLWASAAYLYVNDKLHWVASVPATFMTAVSVTYILQAEEGFKLATSISYPVGIVAAITVLTLFIFTGKKWPKHNQISS, from the coding sequence ATGTATACATTTTTAGGTTCTATTGCATTATTAATTTTAGGATACTTTGTTTATGGAGCATTTGTAGAAAAAGTTTTTGGTGTCAAAGAGGATAATCCCACCCCAGCAAAACAAATGTCTGATGGTGTGGATTACGTTGAAATGGACTGGAAAAAGATATTTTTGATTCAGTTTTTAAATATCGCGGGACTAGGCCCAATATTTGGTGCTGTAGCAGGTGCATTGTGGGGCCCTGCGGCGTTTATCTGGATTGTGTTAGGTTCCATTTTTGCTGGAGCTGTTCATGATTTTTTCTCTGGGATGCTTTCTATAAGGCATAAGGGGTCAAGTGCTTCAGAGATTATAGGTATTTATCTTGGTGACAACGTCAAAAAAATCATGCGAGTTTTTTCTGTAGTATTGCTAGTTTTAGTAGGTACAGTTTTTATGGCAGGTCCCGCAGGGATTTTGGCAGATTTAACTGGCATTGCAGCTCGTACATGGATTATGATAATTTTAGGTTATTACTTTATAGCTACCATACTGCCTGTTGATAAAGTTATAGGTAAAGTTTATCCTTTATTCGGTGCAGCCCTTTTAATAATGGCTGGAGGTATAGCCATTGGTTTATTTGCAAATGGGTATGAAATTCCAGAGCTAGTTTTTGAAAACTTACATCCAGAAGGTGCTCCCATTTGGCCACTTTTATTTATAACGATAGCTTGTGGTGCTATTAGTGGGTTTCATGCAACTCAATCACCAATGATGGCACGCTGTGTTAGTAACGAAAAACATGGCAGAAAAGTTTTTTATGGAACTATGATTGCTGAAGGTATTATAGCTTTAATTTGGGCAGCTGCAGCAATGACTTTCTTTGGAGGAACTGAAGGTTTGGGACTGGCTTTGGGAGAAGCTGGGGGAAACCAAGCTCCTATTGTTAGAGAGATTTCCACTGAACTAATGGGTGTTGTTGGTGGTGTTTTAGCAATGTTAGGAGTGGTAGCAGCGCCAATAACATCAGGTGATACTGCTTTTAGAAGCGCTAGGCTAACCATAGCAGATGCCTTTGGATACAAGCAGGGGCCTATCGCAAAAAGGTTAATAGTGGCACTGCCACTATTTGCAGTTGGGTTTACTTTAACATTTATTGATTTTGATGTTATTTGGAGATACTTTGCTTGGTCAAACCAAACTTTAGCTATGTTTATGCTTTGGGCCTCTGCTGCTTACCTTTATGTCAATGATAAACTTCACTGGGTTGCTTCAGTTCCTGCAACTTTTATGACAGCTGTTTCGGTGACTTATATCCTGCAAGCGGAAGAAGGATTTAAGCTAGCAACTTCTATATCATATCCTGTTGGAATTGTTGCCGCTATAACAGTTTTAACCTTGTTTATATTTACAGGTAAAAAGTGGCCAAAACATAATCAAATTTCTAGCTAA
- a CDS encoding ABC transporter ATP-binding protein, which produces MKRVAKYVLKYKVLFLIPLLAMLTFIALDLIQPYIIGRIIDDVIEEGNMSMLNSLIMALLIITLGKAIFIYISEYLFEVAGAKTSIDIREDLFNHIQRLPFNYFDGISTGEIMSRTTEDVNKIWMGLGFIIRFMVENIVYFTLASIMLFSYNWQLAIITLSVMPIMAKVAFAFEKKVGNTFEKISDQNATLNTAAQENLAGIRLVKAFARERYEIEKFLKENDKYYQYNLENAQIVSKYNPILEFLSNLTLVLVVTVGGNFVIGGQMSTGDLVAFNGYAMMLVWPLRLMGWLTNVLAECQASAKKIFKIMDIKPNIKSPDNPKQPKNVNGHVVFENVSFKHKGKYILKDISIDAKPGSTVAIMGTTGSGKSSIINLIGRFYDCTQGSIKVDGVDVKDRELNELRANLSVVMQDTFLFSDTLKNNIKFGVESTTEKDFQSACQDSMVSDFVDEMEVGYDTVVGERGVGLSGGQKQRVSIARALLKKSKILILDDATSALDMETEFNIQRAVDNRKGITKFIIAHRISAVKNADEILLIEDGKVVERGNHSSLLYKKGKYYEIYKEQFKDIENQTQEVI; this is translated from the coding sequence TTGAAGAGAGTTGCAAAATATGTTTTGAAGTATAAAGTGTTATTTTTAATTCCATTGCTAGCTATGCTTACTTTTATAGCACTGGATTTAATTCAACCATACATTATTGGTCGTATAATAGATGATGTTATAGAGGAAGGTAACATGTCAATGCTAAATAGCCTTATTATGGCGTTATTAATCATAACTTTAGGAAAAGCAATTTTTATTTACATTAGTGAATATCTTTTTGAAGTAGCTGGAGCTAAAACTAGCATCGATATTAGAGAAGATTTATTTAATCATATACAGAGGTTACCTTTTAATTATTTTGATGGTATTAGTACCGGTGAAATAATGTCTAGAACAACTGAAGATGTCAATAAAATTTGGATGGGATTAGGATTTATTATAAGATTTATGGTGGAAAATATAGTGTACTTTACTTTAGCGTCGATAATGCTGTTTAGCTATAATTGGCAGTTAGCAATAATAACCCTATCAGTAATGCCGATTATGGCAAAAGTTGCCTTTGCTTTTGAAAAAAAGGTGGGGAATACATTTGAAAAAATAAGCGATCAAAATGCTACGTTAAACACAGCTGCTCAAGAAAACTTAGCTGGAATTAGACTTGTTAAAGCATTTGCTAGAGAAAGATACGAAATTGAAAAATTTCTAAAAGAAAACGACAAATACTACCAATATAATTTAGAAAATGCTCAGATAGTTTCTAAATACAATCCAATACTTGAGTTTTTAAGCAACCTGACTTTAGTTTTAGTAGTAACTGTAGGTGGAAACTTTGTCATTGGTGGCCAAATGAGCACAGGTGATTTGGTAGCATTTAATGGCTATGCGATGATGCTTGTATGGCCTTTGAGACTAATGGGGTGGTTAACTAATGTGCTAGCAGAATGTCAAGCGTCAGCAAAAAAAATCTTTAAAATAATGGATATTAAACCTAACATTAAAAGTCCTGATAATCCTAAGCAACCTAAAAATGTAAACGGTCATGTTGTTTTTGAAAATGTCTCATTTAAACACAAAGGGAAATATATCTTAAAAGATATATCAATAGATGCAAAACCTGGGTCCACAGTTGCTATTATGGGTACAACTGGCTCTGGAAAAAGCTCTATCATAAATTTAATAGGTAGATTTTATGACTGCACCCAAGGAAGCATTAAGGTAGATGGCGTTGATGTTAAAGATAGAGAGCTCAATGAACTAAGGGCAAATTTATCTGTAGTTATGCAGGATACTTTTCTTTTTTCAGATACTTTAAAAAACAATATCAAGTTTGGTGTTGAATCGACAACAGAAAAGGACTTTCAATCAGCTTGTCAAGATTCTATGGTAAGCGATTTCGTAGATGAAATGGAAGTTGGTTATGATACGGTAGTTGGAGAAAGAGGAGTAGGGTTGTCGGGGGGACAGAAACAAAGGGTTTCAATTGCTAGGGCTTTGCTTAAAAAAAGTAAAATACTAATATTAGACGATGCTACATCGGCATTGGATATGGAGACAGAGTTTAATATACAAAGAGCTGTGGATAATAGAAAAGGAATAACTAAGTTTATAATTGCTCATAGGATTTCAGCAGTTAAAAATGCCGATGAAATCTTGTTAATTGAAGATGGAAAAGTTGTGGAGCGAGGAAATCATTCTAGTTTGCTTTACAAAAAAGGGAAATATTATGAAATATATAAAGAGCAGTTTAAGGATATAGAGAACCAGACGCAGGAGGTGATATAA
- a CDS encoding sensor histidine kinase, which produces MDITVYQLLKSMINNVAIIVMLAFILTKIPIFNRLLLKHRQVGLKGKLILALIFGLFGILATYNGFPVKGAIANARVIGVIAGGLVGGPIVGIGAGIIAGAHRYAIDIGGFTALACGLATVVEGFIGGYAHDKAAVKPVKASFAFKVGVVAELTQMAMILLIARPFADSLELVKIIIIPMTLMNSLGIALFVMVIQNIYGEREKTASKQAQMVLKIADQTLPFFRHGLNNYSAAEATKIIHKHTQAVAVAITDKDKIIGFEGAGRDHHKPGMPIRTRMAKEVIKTGTSKVAGRKMDIHCGHKSCRLNSAIMVPLKNRDRSIGSLVIFSDQSNGISSIEVELATGLAQLFSTQIELSNIEKQKQDLARAELNALQAQINPHFLFNALNTIVSYIRIKPDVARELLIHLGDFFRKNLDQAQQMVTLQTEIKHVKSYIAIEKARFGDKLDIRYDINQAQSYMVPSLILQPLVENSVKHGLLPKKAGGEIRVSSKIKDNNLFIKIWDNGVGMDTSMHQQRKTESGIGLVNVDDRLKNLYGEGYSLSIDSEKGKFTEISMLIPLQSSRRLKHG; this is translated from the coding sequence ATGGATATAACTGTATATCAATTGCTAAAAAGTATGATTAATAATGTAGCCATAATTGTTATGTTAGCTTTCATATTAACTAAAATACCTATTTTTAATAGATTGTTATTAAAGCATAGGCAAGTGGGACTAAAAGGCAAACTTATTTTAGCTTTAATATTTGGGTTGTTTGGCATTTTAGCCACATATAATGGCTTTCCGGTAAAAGGAGCGATAGCTAATGCTAGAGTTATTGGGGTAATTGCTGGGGGGCTTGTGGGCGGACCAATAGTTGGTATTGGAGCAGGAATTATTGCTGGAGCACACCGGTATGCAATAGATATCGGTGGATTTACAGCTTTAGCATGTGGGTTGGCTACGGTAGTAGAAGGGTTTATCGGGGGATATGCCCATGACAAAGCAGCTGTTAAGCCTGTTAAAGCATCTTTTGCTTTTAAAGTTGGAGTAGTAGCTGAGCTAACTCAGATGGCGATGATTCTTCTTATAGCTAGGCCTTTTGCTGATAGCCTAGAGCTGGTTAAGATAATTATAATACCAATGACTTTAATGAACTCACTGGGGATAGCTTTATTTGTTATGGTAATACAAAATATTTATGGAGAAAGGGAAAAAACTGCATCAAAACAAGCTCAAATGGTGTTAAAGATTGCCGATCAAACTCTTCCTTTCTTTCGCCACGGTTTAAATAACTACTCAGCAGCTGAAGCAACTAAAATTATTCATAAACACACCCAAGCTGTTGCAGTGGCGATAACTGATAAAGATAAAATTATCGGTTTTGAAGGTGCTGGAAGGGACCATCACAAGCCAGGGATGCCTATTAGAACTCGTATGGCGAAAGAAGTGATTAAAACAGGAACAAGTAAAGTTGCGGGCCGAAAAATGGATATTCACTGTGGGCACAAATCATGTCGCTTGAATTCTGCAATAATGGTTCCTTTAAAAAATAGGGATCGCAGCATAGGGTCTCTTGTTATTTTTAGCGACCAAAGCAATGGTATCTCTTCGATTGAAGTAGAGCTTGCTACCGGGCTTGCTCAGCTATTTTCAACTCAGATAGAGCTAAGCAATATTGAAAAGCAAAAACAAGATTTGGCACGGGCAGAGCTGAACGCTTTACAAGCTCAAATCAATCCACATTTTCTGTTTAATGCTTTAAATACGATAGTTTCTTATATAAGGATAAAACCCGATGTGGCTAGAGAACTTCTTATTCATTTAGGAGATTTTTTTCGGAAAAATTTAGATCAAGCACAGCAAATGGTTACACTTCAAACGGAAATTAAGCATGTTAAGTCCTATATTGCTATAGAAAAGGCTCGTTTTGGCGATAAACTGGACATTCGTTATGATATAAATCAAGCCCAAAGTTATATGGTTCCCTCTTTGATTTTGCAACCACTGGTAGAAAACTCCGTAAAACACGGGCTACTTCCTAAAAAAGCAGGAGGCGAAATTAGAGTTTCCAGTAAAATAAAGGATAATAATCTTTTTATAAAAATATGGGATAACGGTGTGGGAATGGATACCAGTATGCACCAACAAAGAAAAACTGAATCTGGCATAGGACTTGTAAATGTAGATGATAGGCTTAAAAACCTTTACGGAGAAGGCTACAGTTTGAGTATCGATAGCGAAAAAGGAAAGTTTACTGAAATATCAATGTTAATTCCTTTGCAATCAAGTAGGAGGTTAAAGCATGGATAA
- a CDS encoding GNAT family N-acetyltransferase: MYKINDSKVLINLLSKDKIGNINTIGRLKFQKEYNLFVDNLNNPQGYILQNDEWNVIYSQDSKTTDKLLDSLLKKPQNFAGILRKYYDLIEKKAEIEWNEFCYLYYVTPESLKIKKPKHKVDSLTLNDAEIVDYYYTYRSEHPKSLDYLKNCIQQRPSSVVRDENGNPISWALVREDGSLGVMYTKKEHRGKGLAISVSVDLIKKAFDLGHTPYVHIVTDNSPSIALSESIGFKKYGEVVWFGTK; this comes from the coding sequence ATGTACAAAATAAATGATAGTAAAGTTTTAATCAATTTACTTTCAAAAGACAAGATAGGCAACATTAACACAATTGGCAGGTTAAAATTTCAAAAAGAATATAATCTTTTTGTGGATAACCTGAATAATCCCCAAGGATATATTTTACAAAATGATGAATGGAATGTTATTTATTCTCAAGACAGTAAGACCACTGACAAACTTTTAGATTCATTATTAAAAAAACCTCAAAACTTTGCAGGTATACTCAGAAAGTACTATGATCTGATAGAAAAAAAAGCAGAGATTGAATGGAATGAATTTTGTTATCTTTATTACGTAACCCCTGAAAGTTTAAAAATTAAAAAGCCTAAACACAAAGTAGATTCCTTAACCCTAAACGATGCTGAGATTGTAGACTATTATTATACCTATCGTTCAGAGCATCCTAAATCCCTTGACTATCTTAAAAATTGTATACAACAAAGACCTAGCTCTGTCGTAAGAGATGAAAACGGTAATCCAATTTCTTGGGCTTTGGTCAGGGAAGACGGTTCTCTAGGAGTTATGTATACTAAAAAAGAGCATCGAGGTAAAGGACTTGCTATTTCAGTAAGCGTAGACTTAATTAAAAAAGCTTTTGATTTAGGGCATACACCATACGTGCATATTGTCACTGATAACTCTCCTTCCATAGCTCTTTCGGAGAGTATAGGCTTCAAGAAATATGGCGAAGTAGTCTGGTTTGGCACCAAATAA
- a CDS encoding YkoP family protein, with the protein MKKFVINVWGKLDIYYAKLMGLYSIKKNGEDSIIRARFVKHWGSDITLKDGTIIKKNDLLLKIHIHNVKFIKELSTINSPIRKGMHAYKEVEQAMPGLADFIESHPKCETIKAVVGVTMLTKGTYRLGFEEKIITNVCYRWMKYLSQVPIYYLSNGCINKKMFQKNRVKFLLQSKESILNKSKLAS; encoded by the coding sequence ATGAAAAAATTTGTGATAAATGTGTGGGGAAAATTAGACATATATTATGCTAAACTTATGGGTTTGTATAGCATCAAAAAAAATGGTGAGGATTCTATAATACGGGCTCGCTTTGTTAAACACTGGGGATCTGATATAACTTTAAAAGATGGTACCATTATTAAAAAGAATGATCTTTTGCTTAAAATACACATACACAATGTAAAGTTTATCAAGGAACTTTCTACTATTAATTCGCCGATTAGAAAAGGAATGCATGCTTATAAGGAAGTGGAACAAGCTATGCCCGGATTGGCTGATTTTATAGAATCCCATCCCAAATGCGAAACTATAAAAGCCGTTGTAGGTGTGACAATGCTCACAAAGGGAACTTATCGGTTGGGATTTGAAGAAAAAATAATTACAAACGTATGTTATAGGTGGATGAAATACCTTTCTCAAGTGCCTATATACTACTTATCCAATGGATGTATCAACAAAAAAATGTTTCAAAAAAACAGAGTGAAATTTTTATTACAATCAAAAGAATCAATCTTAAACAAAAGTAAACTTGCCTCATAG
- a CDS encoding LytR/AlgR family response regulator transcription factor, with product MDKIKVAIIDDELPSREELKFLLSHRRELDIAYEADNFEDAFDLVNHKDIDLLFLDIQLKDKSGVDLAEIIDHKNIEIIFATAYDMYAVKAFSLNAVDYLLKPFSQLRVEKAVNKALNKILKERDVKKSYPQKLTFWKGEKMHVISPEEIVFITVDEKQVKIYTDKGIFFDHTTLKDVQQKLEPKSFIKTHRSYVINLEKISEIIPWFNSTFNLKMEKYTQMKIPVSRSYLQNFKKELGLS from the coding sequence ATGGATAAAATAAAAGTAGCAATCATAGATGATGAACTGCCATCAAGGGAAGAACTGAAATTTCTGTTATCTCATCGTCGAGAGTTGGATATAGCTTACGAAGCTGATAATTTTGAAGATGCTTTTGACTTAGTTAATCATAAAGATATAGATCTGTTATTTTTGGATATTCAGTTAAAGGATAAAAGTGGTGTTGATTTAGCTGAAATTATTGACCATAAAAATATAGAAATAATTTTTGCCACTGCTTATGACATGTATGCGGTAAAGGCCTTTTCGCTAAATGCAGTGGATTATTTGTTAAAGCCTTTTTCACAGTTACGGGTTGAAAAGGCTGTAAATAAAGCTTTAAATAAAATATTAAAAGAACGAGATGTTAAAAAAAGCTATCCTCAGAAATTAACTTTCTGGAAAGGTGAAAAAATGCATGTCATCTCTCCAGAAGAAATAGTTTTTATTACAGTAGATGAAAAACAGGTAAAGATATATACAGACAAAGGGATTTTTTTTGACCATACAACTCTTAAGGATGTACAACAAAAGTTAGAACCTAAAAGTTTTATAAAAACTCATAGAAGCTATGTTATTAATTTAGAAAAAATTTCTGAAATAATTCCTTGGTTTAATAGCACCTTTAATCTAAAAATGGAAAAGTATACACAGATGAAAATACCGGTAAGTCGTAGCTATCTCCAAAACTTTAAGAAAGAATTAGGACTCTCCTGA